In the Mytilus trossulus isolate FHL-02 chromosome 1, PNRI_Mtr1.1.1.hap1, whole genome shotgun sequence genome, one interval contains:
- the LOC134726018 gene encoding uncharacterized protein LOC134726018, protein MGAGFSKDDENDRTGALFQAIRRDRFQLATDLISKGAGVNCINYFGNTPLIETCRSNRTSNRTGSTVESERERFVSFLIRNDCDLTKYDIYGWTALMYAEKNGHDNIIDILEKKEHGSSCGTPERRLDIKRSVQSSK, encoded by the exons ATGGGAGCAGGATTTTCAAAAGATGATGAAAATGATAGGACTGGTGCTTTATTTCAAGCAATACGGAGAGACCGATTTCAACTGGCAAcagatttaatttcaaaaggTGCAGGAGTAAACTGTATAAACTATTTCGGTAACACACCACTAATAGAAACATGTCGGAGCAACCGGACATCAAACAGGACGGGCAGTACAGTTGAATCCGAACGAGAgcgttttgtttcttttcttatCCGAAATGACTGTGACCTGaccaaatatgatatatatggaTGGACAGCGCTAATGTATGCCGAAAAGAATGGCCATGataacattattgatattctgGAGAAAAAAGAACATGGAAGTAGCTGTG GTACACCTGAAAGAAGACTTGATATTAAGAGAAGCGTGCAGTCTTCAAAGTGA
- the LOC134726011 gene encoding complement C1q-like protein 4: MLVSSIFVMAICCLASGDECSVDDGSCNVNINFQRKQSEVIAFHARMSTVVRSLVVSQTLIFDKNMSNHGDGYNKATGIFTVPKSGTYVFVWVIRMHTAEHSIELVINDTVFGSTFLRAKNGDDGSVSNTVVVDVAKGDNVFVRNHVSYVGDGIINNNQHGKSTFSGWRLG, from the exons ATGTTGGTGTCAAGCATTTTTGTAATGGCGATTTGTTGTCTAGCTTCTGGAGATGAATGTTCAGTGGATGATG GTTCTTGTAATGTCAACattaattttcaaagaaaacagtcaGAAGTTATTGCGTTCCATGCTCGCATGTCGACTGTTGTTCGGTCTCTTGTTGTTAGTCAAACGCTAATTTTCGATAAAAATATGTCCAATCATGGCGACGGATACAATAAAGCAACCGGTATATTCACAGTTCCCAAAAGTGGTACTTATGTATTTGTCTGGGTTATCCGTATGCATACAGCTGAGCATTCCATCGAGCTTGTGATCAACGACACAGTATTTGGTTCAACCTTTCTACGGGCTAAAAATGGAGACGATGGTTCAGTAAGTAATACAGTCGTTGTGGACGTTGCAAAGGGCGATAATGTATTTGTTCGTAACCATGTTTCCTATGTTGGAGATGGCATCATTAACAACAATCAGCATGGCAAATCAACATTCTCTGGTTGGCGTTTGGGATAA